In a single window of the Saccharothrix australiensis genome:
- a CDS encoding CU044_5270 family protein, whose protein sequence is MRELDDALDSINHAARTAEPSLDDIRARVLAAAATGQAPRRSRPTRWLLPVSAAAAAALIAGVVVTNGVGRPDAGGGTAATAPGTSASVPAMALLSAHEVLNNAADAIKTVDPQLAPGQYRYIDEHAWYERGTQFGVPVDAPDQTVKGFSYSKEVRREVWIPQDQSGEWLEKRSWLPGVKWLGGNVPRSEAPEPTAIDTDTGERRGKCGNFFPDSGGAKSCGDPTDWNNPAFYANLPRDPQALVEYLRESTAHRGSTPAVMFHWGVEILRAGLMPADLRASWYRALAQLDGVRVYEAAATLDGRTGTAIGIEDEKERRDLIVDPATGEFIGERTVAGPKPHYAWVEPGTVTSSSSITTKVVDGIGRTG, encoded by the coding sequence ATGCGTGAACTCGACGACGCACTCGACAGCATCAACCACGCCGCGCGCACCGCCGAGCCGTCGCTGGACGACATCCGGGCCCGCGTGCTGGCCGCCGCGGCCACCGGGCAGGCCCCCCGCCGCTCCCGCCCGACGCGGTGGCTCCTCCCCGTCTCCGCCGCCGCGGCGGCCGCGCTCATCGCCGGTGTCGTCGTGACCAACGGGGTCGGGCGGCCGGACGCGGGCGGCGGCACCGCGGCGACCGCGCCGGGCACCTCGGCGTCCGTGCCCGCCATGGCGCTGCTGTCCGCCCACGAGGTGCTGAACAACGCCGCCGACGCGATCAAGACCGTCGACCCGCAGCTCGCGCCCGGCCAGTACCGCTACATCGACGAGCACGCCTGGTACGAGCGCGGCACGCAGTTCGGCGTGCCCGTCGACGCGCCCGACCAGACCGTCAAGGGCTTCAGCTACTCGAAGGAGGTCCGCCGCGAGGTCTGGATCCCGCAGGACCAGTCCGGGGAGTGGCTGGAGAAGCGGAGTTGGCTGCCCGGCGTGAAGTGGCTCGGCGGCAACGTCCCGAGGTCCGAGGCGCCCGAGCCGACGGCGATCGACACCGACACCGGTGAGCGGCGTGGCAAGTGCGGCAACTTCTTCCCCGACTCCGGGGGCGCGAAGTCCTGCGGCGACCCGACCGACTGGAACAACCCCGCCTTCTACGCCAACCTGCCGCGCGACCCGCAGGCCCTGGTCGAGTACCTGCGGGAGAGCACCGCGCACCGCGGCTCGACGCCGGCCGTGATGTTCCACTGGGGCGTGGAGATCCTGCGCGCCGGCCTCATGCCCGCCGACCTGCGCGCCTCCTGGTACCGGGCGCTGGCGCAGCTCGACGGCGTCCGGGTCTACGAGGCCGCGGCCACCCTCGACGGCCGGACCGGCACGGCGATCGGCATCGAGGACGAGAAGGAGCGCCGCGACCTGATCGTCGACCCCGCCACCGGCGAGTTCATCGGCGAGCGCACCGTGGCCGGCCCGAAGCCGCACTACGCGTGGGTCGAGCCCGGCACCGTGACCTCGTCCAGCTCCATCACCACGAAGGTCGTGGACGGCATCGGCCGGACCGGCTGA
- a CDS encoding DUF3592 domain-containing protein, which translates to MDSRLRYRVRAALDCSVVVDNAVRTGRRRKVGLLVARALLVLGSVVTLIGVILLAACLRDDLAIERRLGKATAEVVSVSYQRTVVRFATPDGAVHSPSQGVLYPEGLEPGQLVRIEYDTADPELARVAERTWTLAILPISTFLLAVWAVLLPLSWWVRRRL; encoded by the coding sequence ATGGACTCGCGGCTGAGGTACCGCGTCCGGGCGGCCCTAGACTGCTCGGTTGTGGTGGACAACGCGGTGCGGACCGGTCGTCGCCGGAAGGTCGGGCTGCTGGTCGCGCGGGCGCTGCTGGTCCTCGGCTCGGTGGTGACGCTGATCGGCGTGATCCTGCTGGCCGCGTGCCTGCGGGACGACCTGGCGATCGAGCGGCGGCTGGGCAAGGCGACCGCCGAGGTGGTGTCCGTCTCGTACCAGCGGACGGTGGTGCGGTTCGCGACCCCGGACGGCGCGGTGCACAGCCCGTCGCAGGGCGTGCTGTACCCGGAGGGGCTGGAGCCCGGTCAGCTCGTGCGCATCGAGTACGACACCGCCGACCCGGAGCTGGCGCGGGTGGCCGAGCGCACCTGGACGCTGGCGATCCTGCCGATCTCGACGTTCCTGCTCGCCGTGTGGGCGGTGCTGCTGCCCCTGTCCTGGTGGGTCCGCCGGCGCTTGTGA
- a CDS encoding isochorismate synthase — protein sequence MTTAPASRARHRLGVHSRRVADAGLLGRLPAPTGALAWVRDGAGLVGWGEAARFEVSGPDRFAAADRWWREFTAALEVRDEVGVPGSGPVAFVSLAFADRPGHSVLVVPEVVAGVRDGEAWVTTIGGRPGAHGGPRDTALPGVTEVRPVRRPSSVRYTDGRFPVPAYREAVRAAVARMRAGELAKVVLAHDVLAVADSPIDERFVLEGLARRYQGCWVYAVDGLVGATPELLLRRSGAVVDSRVLAGTTWPRAGVPDDDLAAALLASGKDLAEHEYAVRSLTDALRPFCAAMSVDGPSVLRLPNVSHLSSDVVGTLSGTPSLLRLGEALHPTAAVGGTPRAAAVAVIEELEGMDRGRYAGPVGWVDGNGDGELGVALRCARVEGRTARLFAGCGLVADSDPDAEVREAHAKTQPLREALEGP from the coding sequence GTGACCACAGCTCCCGCCTCCCGTGCCCGGCACCGGCTGGGCGTCCACTCCAGGCGCGTCGCCGACGCGGGTCTGCTGGGCAGGCTGCCCGCCCCGACGGGCGCGCTGGCCTGGGTGCGGGACGGCGCGGGGCTGGTCGGGTGGGGTGAGGCCGCCCGGTTCGAGGTGTCCGGACCGGACCGGTTCGCCGCCGCCGACCGCTGGTGGCGCGAGTTCACCGCGGCGCTGGAGGTGCGCGACGAGGTGGGCGTGCCGGGCAGCGGTCCCGTGGCGTTCGTCTCCCTGGCGTTCGCCGACCGGCCCGGCCACTCGGTGCTGGTCGTGCCCGAGGTGGTGGCCGGTGTGCGTGACGGCGAGGCGTGGGTCACCACGATCGGCGGCCGGCCGGGCGCGCACGGCGGGCCGCGGGACACCGCGCTCCCCGGCGTCACGGAGGTGCGGCCGGTGCGCCGCCCGTCGTCGGTGCGGTACACCGACGGCCGGTTCCCCGTGCCGGCCTACCGCGAGGCCGTGCGCGCCGCCGTGGCCCGGATGCGGGCGGGCGAGCTGGCCAAGGTGGTGCTCGCGCACGACGTGCTCGCGGTCGCCGACAGCCCCATCGACGAGCGGTTCGTGCTGGAGGGCCTGGCCCGCCGCTACCAGGGGTGCTGGGTGTACGCGGTGGACGGGCTGGTCGGCGCGACGCCCGAGCTGCTGCTGCGGCGCTCCGGCGCGGTCGTCGACTCGCGGGTGCTCGCGGGCACCACGTGGCCCCGCGCCGGGGTGCCCGACGACGACCTGGCGGCGGCCCTGCTGGCGTCCGGGAAGGACCTGGCGGAGCACGAGTACGCGGTCCGCTCGCTGACCGACGCGCTGCGGCCGTTCTGCGCCGCGATGTCCGTCGACGGCCCGTCGGTGCTGCGGCTGCCGAACGTGTCGCACCTGTCCAGCGACGTCGTCGGCACCCTGAGCGGCACGCCGTCGCTGCTGCGGCTGGGCGAGGCGCTGCACCCCACGGCGGCCGTCGGCGGCACGCCGCGCGCGGCGGCGGTGGCCGTCATCGAGGAGTTGGAGGGCATGGACCGGGGCCGGTACGCGGGCCCGGTGGGGTGGGTCGACGGCAACGGCGACGGCGAGCTGGGCGTCGCGCTGCGGTGCGCGCGGGTCGAGGGCCGGACCGCGCGGCTGTTCGCCGGCTGCGGGCTGGTCGCCGACTCCGACCCCGACGCGGAGGTGCGCGAGGCGCACGCCAAGACGCAGCCGCTGCGCGAAGCACTCGAAGGTCCGTGA
- the menD gene encoding 2-succinyl-5-enolpyruvyl-6-hydroxy-3-cyclohexene-1-carboxylic-acid synthase, which produces MNPSTAQARVLVDELVRNDVRHVVLSPGSRNAPLSFALAEAAAAGRLTLHVRVDERSAGFLALGLAKGSGDVTAVTCTSGTAVANLHPAVLEARHARVPLIALTADRPVELYRTGASQTVDQQRVFGLDTLQFPIAERRAGQNGLWRSLVCRAVASAREQGPVHVNIPFREPLVPDDTEWLEPLDGRPFDMPWTRVAARTTTSLHAADHLGPRTLVVVGDTADDVTDLADRAGWPVIAEPTAHGLRHGTLLLNAGELPDELRPDAVVVVGRPTLSRGVMRLIADTGVVHVLSDQPDWPDPQFTATHTSTALVLGEHEVDDEWLTAWQHADKAAADVVDELLAKERWPTGLQVAKDLVEALPAHTNLFLGSSNPVRDVDLVAAPRHDIRVHANRGVAGIDGSVSTAAGIALTRGPTVALIGDLTFLHDTNGLLIGPDEPRPDLTVVVLNDDGGGIFTLLEQGAPEHASAFERVFGTPHGVDLAALCAAHHVPHTRVENADELRRALGVPRGIRVVEIRADRTELRDLHHRLKSAVSTAFH; this is translated from the coding sequence GTGAATCCGTCCACCGCGCAGGCCAGGGTGCTTGTCGACGAACTCGTCCGCAACGACGTCCGGCACGTCGTGCTGAGCCCCGGATCGCGCAACGCTCCGCTGTCGTTCGCCTTGGCCGAGGCCGCGGCAGCCGGACGGCTCACCCTCCACGTCCGGGTCGACGAGCGCAGCGCGGGCTTCCTCGCGCTGGGCCTCGCCAAGGGCAGCGGCGACGTCACGGCCGTGACCTGCACCTCCGGCACCGCGGTCGCGAACCTGCACCCCGCCGTGCTGGAGGCGCGCCACGCCCGCGTGCCGCTCATCGCCCTCACCGCCGACCGCCCCGTCGAGCTGTACCGGACGGGCGCGAGCCAGACCGTCGACCAGCAGCGCGTCTTCGGCCTCGACACCCTCCAGTTCCCCATCGCCGAGCGCCGCGCCGGCCAGAACGGCCTGTGGCGCTCCCTGGTCTGCCGAGCCGTCGCGAGCGCCCGCGAACAGGGGCCGGTGCACGTCAACATCCCGTTCCGGGAGCCCTTGGTGCCCGATGACACGGAGTGGCTCGAACCACTCGACGGGCGGCCGTTCGACATGCCCTGGACGCGCGTGGCGGCCAGGACCACGACGTCCCTGCACGCCGCCGACCACCTCGGCCCCCGCACGCTGGTCGTCGTCGGCGACACCGCGGACGACGTCACCGACCTCGCCGACCGCGCGGGCTGGCCGGTGATCGCCGAACCCACCGCGCACGGCCTCCGCCACGGGACGCTGCTGCTCAACGCGGGAGAGCTGCCCGACGAGCTGCGGCCGGACGCCGTGGTGGTGGTGGGTCGCCCCACCCTGTCGCGCGGCGTCATGCGGCTCATCGCCGACACGGGCGTCGTCCACGTGCTGTCCGACCAGCCGGACTGGCCGGACCCGCAGTTCACCGCCACGCACACCTCGACGGCCCTGGTCCTGGGCGAGCACGAGGTGGACGACGAGTGGCTGACCGCCTGGCAGCACGCCGACAAGGCCGCCGCCGACGTGGTGGACGAGCTGCTCGCCAAGGAGCGCTGGCCGACCGGCCTCCAGGTGGCGAAGGACCTGGTCGAGGCGCTGCCCGCGCACACCAACCTGTTCCTCGGCTCGTCGAACCCGGTGCGCGACGTGGACCTGGTGGCCGCGCCGCGCCACGACATCCGGGTGCACGCCAACCGGGGCGTCGCGGGCATCGACGGCAGCGTCTCGACGGCGGCGGGCATCGCGCTGACCCGCGGCCCCACCGTCGCCCTGATAGGCGACCTGACGTTCCTGCACGACACCAACGGCCTGCTGATCGGCCCGGACGAGCCGCGCCCCGACCTGACCGTGGTGGTCCTCAACGACGACGGCGGCGGCATCTTCACGCTGCTGGAGCAGGGCGCGCCCGAGCACGCGTCCGCGTTCGAACGGGTCTTCGGCACGCCGCACGGCGTCGACCTGGCCGCCCTGTGCGCCGCGCACCACGTGCCGCACACCAGGGTCGAGAACGCCGACGAGCTGCGCCGCGCGCTGGGCGTCCCGCGCGGAATCCGCGTGGTGGAAATCCGCGCGGACCGCACCGAATTGCGCGATCTGCACCACCGCCTGAAGTCGGCGGTGTCAACCGCATTCCACTAG
- a CDS encoding M1 family metallopeptidase → MSPRSKLTLGTATAATLLLLTGTASAAQPGSPGIGDPYYPNAGNGGYDVSHYDLRLNYQPATDLLSGTATILARTTQDLNRFNLDFLLKVGSVRVNNRVAGFTQEGGELVVDPRGELRKGSELTIVVTYSDVPSSHQVGGVSIWKRTPDGALAIDEPDIAPWWFPSNNHPTDKATFDVSVAVPDGVEVLSNGLFNGTAKQINGWTRWRWRSVKPQAPYLAYVAIGQFDVRHSTAPNGQPVVNAYSLNLGADDSAAKASIERTPEVVEFLEESFGPYPFEAQGGVVAPGIGFALENQTRSTYDPAFFRRGANTYVVAHENAHQWFGDSVSVHRWRDIWLNEGFASYAEFLWSEHVGEGTAQENAQYVYDSHPATDEFWNVLPGDPGAADQFHGAVYDRGALAVHALRVAVGDEAFFTLLKRWTQAKKYGTATIEEFIALAERVSGQQLDELFRTWLFTKGKPAVGPGGATFATAGAVAEPPSYRKIRETHELLAAGHAH, encoded by the coding sequence ATGTCACCGAGATCGAAGCTCACGCTGGGCACCGCCACCGCGGCGACACTGCTGTTGTTGACCGGCACGGCGTCCGCCGCGCAACCGGGCTCGCCGGGCATCGGGGACCCCTACTACCCGAATGCGGGCAACGGCGGTTACGACGTTTCCCACTACGACCTCAGGCTGAACTACCAACCGGCCACGGACCTCCTTTCCGGCACCGCGACGATCCTGGCGAGGACGACCCAGGACCTGAACCGGTTCAACCTGGACTTCCTGCTGAAGGTCGGTTCGGTCCGGGTGAACAACCGGGTCGCCGGGTTCACGCAGGAGGGCGGCGAGCTGGTCGTCGACCCGAGGGGCGAGCTCCGGAAGGGCTCCGAGCTGACGATCGTCGTGACGTACTCGGACGTGCCGTCGAGCCACCAGGTCGGCGGCGTGTCGATCTGGAAGCGCACCCCCGACGGCGCGCTCGCGATCGACGAGCCGGACATCGCGCCGTGGTGGTTCCCCAGCAACAACCACCCGACGGACAAGGCCACGTTCGACGTCTCGGTGGCCGTGCCGGACGGCGTCGAGGTGCTCTCCAACGGCCTGTTCAACGGGACCGCCAAGCAGATCAACGGCTGGACGCGCTGGCGCTGGCGCAGCGTCAAGCCGCAGGCCCCGTACCTCGCCTACGTGGCGATCGGCCAGTTCGACGTGCGGCACTCCACCGCGCCGAACGGCCAACCGGTGGTCAACGCCTACTCGCTGAACCTCGGCGCGGACGACAGCGCGGCCAAGGCCAGCATCGAGCGCACCCCCGAGGTGGTCGAGTTCCTGGAGGAGAGCTTCGGCCCCTACCCGTTCGAGGCGCAGGGCGGCGTGGTCGCGCCCGGCATCGGGTTCGCGCTGGAGAACCAGACGCGGTCGACCTACGACCCGGCGTTCTTCCGCCGCGGCGCGAACACCTACGTCGTGGCGCACGAGAACGCGCACCAGTGGTTCGGCGACTCGGTGTCGGTGCACCGCTGGCGGGACATCTGGCTGAACGAGGGCTTCGCGAGCTACGCCGAGTTCCTGTGGTCGGAGCACGTGGGCGAGGGCACGGCGCAGGAGAACGCCCAGTACGTCTACGACTCCCACCCGGCGACGGACGAGTTCTGGAACGTCCTGCCCGGCGACCCCGGCGCGGCCGACCAGTTCCACGGCGCGGTGTACGACCGGGGCGCGCTCGCCGTGCACGCGCTGCGGGTCGCGGTGGGCGACGAGGCGTTCTTCACCCTGCTCAAGCGGTGGACGCAGGCGAAGAAGTACGGCACCGCGACCATCGAGGAGTTCATCGCGCTGGCCGAGCGGGTGTCGGGGCAGCAGCTCGACGAGCTGTTCCGCACGTGGCTGTTCACCAAGGGCAAGCCCGCGGTGGGGCCGGGCGGCGCGACGTTCGCGACCGCGGGCGCGGTGGCCGAGCCGCCGTCGTACCGGAAGATCCGCGAGACGCACGAGCTGCTCGCGGCCGGGCACGCGCACTGA
- the paaC gene encoding 1,2-phenylacetyl-CoA epoxidase subunit PaaC — MSFDNAYGSLVDQEDAHWAFGTGFAEPLPGVDRAVPSTVDRDDLFAYCLMLGDDALVLAQRLAEWCSRAPELEEDVALANIALDLLGQARLLLTRAGEVEGAGRDEDALAYLRDEREFRNVHLAEIECGPRAGGDFATTMARLLVFSSWKVAQYGRLRAFADPVVAAVAAKGLKELAYHRDHAAQWVVRLGDGTPESHERMRAGVRRVWPYLDELFTGHAVELRLGVDPAPLRSEVDGVLAEVFRAAGLTRPEPVPAARVAGRAGRDGVHTEAMGYLLAELQHVHRSLPGATW, encoded by the coding sequence ATGAGCTTCGACAACGCCTACGGGTCGCTGGTCGACCAGGAGGACGCGCACTGGGCGTTCGGGACGGGGTTCGCGGAGCCGCTGCCCGGCGTCGACCGCGCCGTACCGTCCACTGTGGACCGGGACGACCTGTTCGCCTACTGCCTGATGCTCGGCGACGACGCGCTGGTGCTGGCCCAGCGGCTGGCCGAGTGGTGCTCCCGCGCGCCCGAGCTGGAGGAGGACGTGGCGCTCGCCAACATCGCCCTCGACCTGCTCGGCCAGGCCCGGCTGCTGCTGACGCGGGCGGGCGAGGTCGAGGGCGCGGGTCGGGACGAGGACGCGCTGGCGTACCTGCGCGACGAGCGCGAGTTCCGCAACGTGCACCTCGCCGAGATCGAGTGCGGTCCGCGCGCGGGCGGCGACTTCGCGACCACGATGGCGCGGCTGCTGGTGTTCTCGTCGTGGAAGGTCGCGCAGTACGGGCGGCTGCGGGCGTTCGCCGACCCGGTGGTGGCCGCGGTCGCCGCCAAGGGGCTGAAGGAGCTGGCCTACCACCGCGACCACGCGGCGCAGTGGGTCGTGCGGCTCGGCGACGGCACGCCCGAGTCGCACGAGCGGATGCGCGCCGGGGTGCGGCGGGTGTGGCCCTACCTGGACGAGCTGTTCACCGGGCACGCGGTGGAGCTGCGGCTGGGCGTCGACCCGGCCCCGCTCCGGTCCGAAGTGGACGGCGTGCTGGCCGAGGTGTTCCGGGCCGCCGGGCTGACCCGCCCGGAACCCGTGCCCGCCGCGCGGGTCGCCGGGCGGGCGGGGCGCGACGGCGTGCACACCGAGGCGATGGGCTACCTGCTGGCCGAGCTACAGCACGTCCACCGGTCGCTGCCGGGTGCGACGTGGTGA
- the paaB gene encoding 1,2-phenylacetyl-CoA epoxidase subunit PaaB, translating to MSGSWPLWEVFVRGKRGLNHVHVGSLHAPDAEMALRNARDVYTRRNEGVSIWVVPAAEITASSPDEKDPFFAPSGDKVYRHPTFYAIPEDVPHL from the coding sequence ATGAGCGGGTCGTGGCCGTTGTGGGAGGTGTTCGTCCGCGGCAAGCGCGGGCTCAACCACGTGCACGTCGGGTCGTTGCACGCGCCGGACGCGGAGATGGCGCTGCGCAACGCCCGTGACGTCTACACGCGGCGCAACGAGGGCGTGTCGATCTGGGTCGTGCCGGCCGCGGAGATCACCGCGTCGTCGCCGGACGAGAAGGACCCGTTCTTCGCGCCGAGCGGCGACAAGGTGTACCGGCACCCGACGTTCTACGCGATACCCGAGGACGTGCCGCACCTATGA
- a CDS encoding 1,4-dihydroxy-2-naphthoyl-CoA synthase: MADHGVSELFDPTRWQPVEGFDFTDITYHRAVDQGTVRIAFHRPEVRNAFRPHTVDELYRALDHARMSPDVGCVLLTGNGPSPRDGGWAFCSGGDQRIRGRSGYQYASGETAETVDPARAGRLHILECQRLIRFMPKVVIAVVPGWAAGGGHSLHVVCDLTLASEEHARFKQTDADVGSFDGGYGSAYLARQVGQKFAREIFFLGRTYGAAEMHRMGAVNAVVPHAELEDTALEWAKEINGKSPTAQRMLKYAFNLIDDGLVGQQLFAGETTRLAYMTDEAVEGRDAFLEKRPPDWSDYPYYY, from the coding sequence GTGGCAGATCACGGCGTCTCCGAGCTGTTCGACCCGACCCGCTGGCAGCCGGTCGAGGGGTTCGACTTCACCGACATCACGTACCACCGCGCCGTCGACCAGGGCACGGTGCGCATCGCGTTCCACCGGCCCGAGGTGCGCAACGCGTTCCGCCCGCACACGGTCGACGAGCTGTACCGCGCGCTGGACCACGCCCGGATGAGCCCGGACGTCGGCTGCGTCCTGCTCACCGGCAACGGCCCGTCGCCGCGTGACGGCGGCTGGGCGTTCTGCTCGGGTGGCGACCAGCGCATCCGGGGCCGCAGCGGCTACCAGTACGCGTCCGGCGAGACCGCGGAGACCGTGGACCCGGCCCGCGCCGGCCGGCTGCACATCCTGGAGTGCCAGCGCCTGATCAGGTTCATGCCGAAGGTGGTCATCGCGGTGGTGCCGGGCTGGGCGGCCGGCGGCGGGCACAGCCTGCACGTGGTGTGCGACCTCACCCTGGCGAGCGAGGAGCACGCGAGGTTCAAGCAGACCGACGCCGACGTCGGCAGTTTCGACGGCGGTTACGGGTCGGCGTACCTGGCGCGCCAGGTCGGCCAGAAGTTCGCGCGCGAAATCTTCTTCCTGGGCCGCACGTACGGCGCCGCCGAAATGCACCGGATGGGCGCGGTGAACGCCGTGGTGCCGCACGCCGAACTGGAGGACACCGCCCTGGAATGGGCGAAGGAGATCAACGGCAAATCGCCGACCGCGCAGCGCATGTTGAAATACGCCTTCAACCTCATCGACGACGGCCTGGTGGGGCAGCAGCTCTTCGCCGGTGAAACCACCCGCCTCGCCTACATGACGGACGAGGCGGTGGAGGGCAGGGACGCCTTCCTGGAAAAGCGACCGCCGGACTGGTCCGACTACCCGTACTACTACTGA
- the menE gene encoding o-succinylbenzoate--CoA ligase has protein sequence MTSLDELRRALSRTPTGGDPAHRSWEDAAALAVGTSGSTGEPKEVLLSASALTTSAELTHARLGGPGTWLLALPTTHIAGIQVLVRSLVAGTEPGVLDLAAGFRASGFATAARAVLARPGRHYTALVPTQLARLVATDGPGLATARDFDAVLVGGAAAPPSLLARARAAGVRVVTTYGMSETAGGCVYDGVPLDGVRVRLVDGRVELAGPVLALGYRGGEPFGEWFRTGDLGRWADGRLEVLGRADDVIISGGENVSPVEVERVLAAQPGVREACVVGVPDPEWGQAVVAAVVPSDPHAPPSADHLAGAVREAVGRSAAPKRVAFVTALPVRGPGKIDRVAVARSFE, from the coding sequence ATGACGAGCCTCGACGAACTGCGCCGAGCCCTGTCCCGCACGCCGACCGGCGGCGACCCGGCCCACCGCTCCTGGGAGGACGCGGCGGCGCTGGCGGTCGGCACCTCCGGGTCGACCGGCGAGCCGAAGGAGGTGCTGCTGTCCGCGTCGGCCCTGACCACCTCGGCCGAGCTGACCCACGCGCGCCTGGGCGGTCCGGGCACGTGGCTGCTGGCCCTGCCCACCACGCACATCGCCGGCATCCAGGTCCTGGTCCGCTCCCTCGTCGCGGGCACCGAGCCGGGCGTCCTGGACCTGGCGGCTGGCTTCCGCGCGTCGGGCTTCGCCACCGCGGCCCGCGCCGTCCTGGCCCGGCCGGGCAGGCACTACACGGCCCTGGTGCCGACCCAGCTGGCCCGCCTGGTCGCGACCGACGGCCCCGGCCTGGCGACGGCCCGCGACTTCGACGCCGTGCTGGTCGGCGGGGCCGCCGCGCCGCCGTCCCTGCTGGCCCGCGCCCGCGCCGCGGGCGTGCGGGTGGTCACCACCTACGGCATGAGCGAGACCGCGGGCGGCTGCGTCTACGACGGCGTGCCGCTGGACGGCGTCCGGGTGCGCCTGGTCGACGGCCGCGTCGAGCTGGCCGGCCCCGTCCTGGCCCTCGGCTACCGGGGCGGCGAGCCGTTCGGCGAGTGGTTCCGGACCGGCGACCTCGGCCGGTGGGCCGACGGCAGGCTGGAGGTGCTCGGGCGGGCGGACGACGTGATCATCAGCGGCGGCGAGAACGTCTCGCCGGTCGAGGTGGAGCGCGTGCTCGCGGCCCAGCCGGGCGTGCGGGAGGCGTGCGTCGTGGGCGTGCCCGACCCGGAGTGGGGCCAGGCGGTGGTCGCCGCGGTGGTGCCGAGCGACCCGCACGCGCCGCCGTCCGCCGACCACCTCGCCGGCGCGGTCCGGGAGGCCGTCGGCCGGTCCGCGGCGCCCAAGCGGGTGGCCTTCGTGACCGCGTTGCCCGTGCGGGGACCGGGGAAAATCGATCGGGTGGCCGTGGCTCGCTCCTTCGAGTGA
- the paaA gene encoding 1,2-phenylacetyl-CoA epoxidase subunit PaaA, with the protein MDLEAEFERTVAAEHRVEPRDWMPDGYRRTLIRQIAQHAHSEVIGMQPEGNWISRAPSLRRKAILLAKVQDEAGHGLYLYAAAETLGADRAELTGNLISGRQKYSSIFNYPTLSYADVGTIGWLVDGAAICNQVPLCRTSYGPYARAMIRICKEESFHQRQGYELLMTMMRGTDAQRALVQESVDRFWWPSLMMFGPPDAESANTERSMAWRIKRNTNDELRQKFVDMTVPQAEKLGVTLPDPALRWNEERGHYDFGQPDWDEFWQVVQGNGPANAQRVAHRRKAHEDGEWVRAAAAAHAAKRREVREGAA; encoded by the coding sequence ATGGACCTGGAGGCGGAGTTCGAGCGCACCGTGGCGGCGGAGCACCGCGTCGAGCCGCGCGACTGGATGCCGGACGGGTACCGCCGGACGCTGATCCGGCAGATCGCGCAGCACGCGCACTCCGAGGTCATCGGGATGCAGCCGGAGGGCAACTGGATCAGCCGCGCGCCGTCGCTGCGCCGCAAGGCGATCCTGCTCGCCAAGGTCCAGGACGAGGCGGGCCACGGGCTCTACCTGTACGCCGCGGCCGAGACGCTGGGCGCGGACCGGGCCGAGCTGACCGGGAACCTGATCTCCGGGCGGCAGAAGTACTCCTCGATCTTCAACTACCCGACGCTGTCCTACGCCGACGTCGGCACCATCGGCTGGCTCGTGGACGGCGCGGCCATCTGCAACCAGGTCCCGCTGTGCCGGACGTCCTACGGGCCGTACGCGCGGGCGATGATCCGGATCTGCAAGGAGGAGTCGTTCCACCAGCGGCAGGGCTACGAGCTGCTGATGACGATGATGCGCGGCACGGACGCCCAGCGCGCCCTCGTGCAGGAGTCGGTGGACCGGTTCTGGTGGCCGTCGCTGATGATGTTCGGCCCGCCGGACGCCGAGAGCGCCAACACCGAGCGGTCGATGGCGTGGCGGATCAAGCGCAACACCAACGACGAGCTGCGGCAGAAGTTCGTGGACATGACCGTGCCGCAGGCCGAGAAACTGGGCGTGACGCTGCCCGACCCGGCGCTGCGGTGGAACGAGGAGCGCGGGCACTACGACTTCGGCCAGCCGGACTGGGACGAGTTCTGGCAGGTCGTGCAGGGCAACGGGCCCGCGAACGCGCAGCGCGTCGCGCACCGGCGCAAGGCGCACGAGGACGGCGAGTGGGTGCGTGCCGCCGCCGCGGCGCACGCCGCCAAGCGCCGCGAGGTCCGGGAGGGCGCGGCATGA
- a CDS encoding RNA polymerase sigma factor, translating into MTTALERPPDLRGPDAAAAFAELFDAHARRLRGYLAGRVGESTADDLVAETFLVALRRRHSYDPERAPVKGWLYGIATNLMREHLRRETRGRRAGLRSVGRPEPDHGAFVADRVDAQRASAAIAQALTELRDEDRDALLLTSWAGLTPSEVAEAIGEPASTVRSRLHRVRTRLQALLTEENRDA; encoded by the coding sequence GTGACCACAGCACTGGAAAGGCCCCCGGACTTGCGCGGGCCGGACGCCGCCGCCGCGTTCGCCGAGCTGTTCGACGCGCACGCGCGGCGGCTGCGCGGTTACCTGGCCGGCCGGGTCGGCGAGTCGACCGCCGACGACCTGGTGGCCGAGACGTTCCTGGTCGCCCTGCGGCGGCGGCACAGCTACGACCCGGAGCGCGCACCGGTCAAGGGGTGGCTGTACGGCATCGCGACGAACCTGATGCGCGAGCACCTGCGCCGGGAGACGCGCGGTCGCCGGGCCGGCCTGCGGTCGGTCGGCCGCCCGGAACCGGACCACGGGGCGTTCGTCGCCGACCGGGTGGACGCGCAGCGCGCGTCCGCCGCGATCGCGCAGGCGCTGACCGAGCTGCGCGACGAGGACCGCGACGCGCTGCTGCTCACGTCCTGGGCCGGTCTCACCCCCTCCGAGGTCGCCGAGGCCATCGGTGAACCCGCCAGCACCGTCCGCTCCCGCCTGCACCGGGTCCGGACCCGCCTGCAAGCCCTGCTCACCGAGGAGAACCGCGATGCGTGA